From Rhodococcus sp. B7740, one genomic window encodes:
- a CDS encoding acyltransferase family protein, whose translation MTTTQPSAARRRHRRRITDSHRRSDIQGLRMVAVLLVIVDHLFGWPQGGFIGVDVFFVVSGFLITGLLLREYDTTQTISFAGFYRRRIRRILPIATLVLVMTCVAGVLVYSSARAASIGTDAVWAFFFASNWRFALEGTDYFSADAAISPLQHYWSLSVEEQFYFVWPALMLAIGVLVTRRSWHGNVKRILSATVMGVIVAASFVWALHDTATDPAWAYFSTFTRVWELGVGALLAIGAGWVARLPRAARGPLAWSGLAAIGIGAFVISESGSFPAPSAALPVLGAAMVIAAGTGGATPYLAPLTNKASVYVGDISYSLYLWHWPIIVILGSIMDVDAYYYVTVLAMTFGLSVASYHFVENPVRRSNFLEPRAVRAEARRKRRNQIGRKSRPPSVRYAALGALTLVTIAVAAFSLKPLDPPATPPARAVADAALAPDDIAVSLGPAQSALATEIDAAVNAVEWPALTPTMDEAISGAQAPGGIAECGLVDRPGPEQCTWGAADAPQTIMILGDSMAMSFVQPIKNFAEASGGVWKARSEAMFGCTFVDMDVNTRDADTSAACPARKAAAIDAVNEVGPDIVVITNLHTDIAAELWIPGVKRLTDQFAANAGKILILSAPPNDKKPADCYTRTSTPADCLSRVTDTWKARSRADRNLAYRVGGTYVDTRGLFCTPDNYCPSFVGTTPTKSDSAHMTIEYGDKMSPALMEMLAAIPSESIPG comes from the coding sequence ATGACCACGACCCAACCGTCAGCCGCTCGTCGCCGACACCGCCGACGGATCACCGACTCCCACCGGCGCTCGGATATTCAGGGCCTTCGAATGGTGGCGGTGCTGCTGGTCATCGTCGATCACCTGTTCGGTTGGCCGCAAGGCGGTTTCATCGGTGTCGACGTGTTCTTCGTCGTCTCCGGCTTTCTGATCACCGGTCTACTGCTGCGTGAGTACGACACGACGCAGACGATCTCGTTCGCGGGGTTCTACCGCCGACGGATCCGGCGCATCTTGCCCATTGCCACCCTGGTGCTCGTGATGACCTGTGTCGCTGGGGTATTGGTGTATTCGTCGGCCCGTGCAGCATCGATCGGCACGGACGCGGTCTGGGCGTTCTTCTTCGCATCGAATTGGCGGTTCGCACTGGAAGGGACCGACTACTTCAGCGCGGACGCGGCCATCTCGCCTCTGCAGCACTACTGGTCACTGTCGGTGGAGGAGCAGTTCTACTTCGTGTGGCCGGCATTGATGCTCGCCATCGGAGTACTGGTGACGCGGCGATCCTGGCACGGCAACGTCAAGCGCATCCTGTCGGCGACGGTGATGGGCGTGATCGTCGCGGCATCGTTCGTGTGGGCGTTGCACGACACCGCGACCGACCCGGCCTGGGCGTACTTCTCCACGTTCACGCGGGTGTGGGAGTTGGGGGTGGGCGCACTGCTCGCCATCGGAGCAGGTTGGGTCGCACGGCTGCCCCGCGCTGCTCGGGGCCCCTTGGCGTGGTCGGGACTCGCAGCGATAGGTATCGGTGCATTCGTCATCAGCGAGTCGGGCTCGTTCCCCGCTCCTTCCGCCGCGCTCCCGGTGCTGGGTGCAGCGATGGTGATCGCGGCCGGCACGGGCGGAGCCACTCCCTACCTCGCTCCGTTGACGAACAAGGCGAGTGTGTACGTCGGAGACATCTCGTATTCGCTGTATCTGTGGCACTGGCCGATCATCGTGATCCTCGGATCGATCATGGATGTCGACGCCTACTACTACGTCACCGTGCTGGCCATGACGTTCGGACTCTCGGTGGCGTCGTATCACTTCGTGGAGAACCCAGTTCGGCGGTCCAACTTCCTCGAACCGAGGGCGGTGCGCGCCGAGGCTCGGAGAAAACGCCGGAATCAGATCGGCCGCAAGTCTCGGCCGCCGTCCGTGCGGTACGCGGCACTCGGTGCGTTGACTCTGGTGACCATCGCCGTGGCCGCGTTCTCACTCAAACCACTCGACCCGCCTGCAACCCCACCGGCCAGAGCTGTGGCCGACGCCGCTCTTGCTCCGGACGATATCGCGGTGTCCCTCGGCCCTGCGCAATCTGCTTTGGCGACCGAGATCGACGCCGCGGTGAACGCAGTCGAGTGGCCGGCGCTGACACCCACGATGGACGAGGCCATCAGTGGGGCTCAAGCTCCGGGTGGCATTGCCGAATGCGGGTTGGTCGACCGGCCGGGCCCGGAGCAGTGCACGTGGGGCGCTGCCGACGCACCCCAGACCATCATGATTCTCGGCGATTCGATGGCGATGAGCTTTGTTCAACCGATCAAGAATTTCGCCGAGGCCAGCGGTGGCGTGTGGAAGGCGCGCTCGGAGGCGATGTTCGGTTGCACGTTCGTCGACATGGACGTGAACACCCGAGATGCCGACACGTCCGCGGCGTGCCCCGCACGCAAGGCGGCCGCCATTGACGCGGTGAACGAGGTGGGGCCGGACATCGTGGTCATCACCAATCTCCACACCGACATCGCAGCGGAGCTCTGGATCCCTGGGGTGAAGCGGCTCACCGATCAGTTCGCAGCGAACGCGGGAAAGATCCTGATCCTCTCCGCTCCCCCGAACGACAAGAAGCCGGCGGACTGCTACACGCGCACCAGCACGCCTGCCGACTGCCTGAGCAGAGTGACCGATACGTGGAAGGCGCGATCAAGGGCAGACCGCAACTTGGCCTACCGGGTGGGAGGAACCTACGTCGACACCCGAGGCCTGTTCTGTACTCCTGACAACTACTGCCCCAGCTTTGTCGGCACCACCCCGACGAAGTCCGATTCTGCGCACATGACAATCGAATACGGAGACAAAATGTCCCCTGCGCTGATGGAAATGCTTGCAGCCATACCGTCTGAATCGATACCTGGTTAG
- a CDS encoding O-antigen ligase family protein, which yields MPALTSSRPRAAVAFQGSNHDPVLVVGACAVALLVAATRWGSYIGIKGLYLTDVLLLAGVAGYWVLLTYPEYRSRTTGYTVRSNPGLAMQAFALYVVLRICTSSDRFLTSAWIRDAVPFAYVLLAVIAASAASRSTDQARLNTMKLMWAAMLFHLAWSSVVILGRVETRGLPRFPGAEVPIGTIRPDIDCAILGVTAALLLRRVLRRERIFLHSLLFALSLASLAATSTRAGFLAAALALSAAFALIYSAAHRSGLKRVAIVTIVLLSLVGLSLYLPTSEVGQRLIATVNPDAASAEAAERAVGTSEARNMAWERVIEWTERDQIRQAFGAGAGPNFIVESGASTILQGTEYRNVRSPHNYFVGLYARMGTLGVLLYTSVLAAVLWCVWCNRRRIGADEFLFFCTMLVITIGVVSTLGVVLESPFGAVPFWWAAGTLLALGGLKMHRRKAAL from the coding sequence ATGCCAGCTCTGACCTCGTCGCGTCCGCGCGCAGCAGTCGCTTTCCAGGGCTCCAACCATGACCCTGTCTTAGTTGTGGGCGCGTGCGCTGTAGCGCTCCTTGTGGCAGCAACCCGCTGGGGTTCCTATATCGGCATCAAGGGCCTTTATCTGACCGACGTGCTGCTTCTCGCCGGCGTGGCGGGCTACTGGGTTCTGCTGACCTACCCCGAGTACAGATCTCGAACTACCGGGTACACGGTTCGGTCGAATCCTGGGCTCGCTATGCAGGCTTTCGCACTGTATGTAGTACTCAGAATCTGCACTTCCAGTGACCGATTTCTAACGTCGGCGTGGATACGCGACGCCGTACCTTTCGCATACGTATTGCTCGCAGTCATCGCCGCTTCGGCTGCATCTAGGTCGACTGATCAAGCGCGACTCAACACGATGAAGTTGATGTGGGCAGCGATGCTATTTCACCTCGCATGGTCAAGTGTAGTGATTTTGGGTCGTGTCGAGACAAGAGGTCTGCCACGTTTTCCTGGCGCAGAAGTGCCGATCGGTACTATCCGTCCCGATATTGACTGCGCAATTCTGGGTGTTACCGCGGCCCTATTGCTTCGACGAGTACTCAGACGCGAGCGTATCTTCCTGCACTCACTCTTATTTGCACTGTCGTTGGCTTCTTTAGCAGCTACGAGCACCCGCGCTGGATTTCTCGCGGCAGCACTAGCGCTCTCAGCTGCGTTTGCCCTTATTTACTCGGCCGCGCACCGAAGCGGCCTAAAACGCGTCGCCATAGTCACGATCGTGTTGCTATCCCTCGTAGGGCTCTCGCTATACCTACCAACCTCGGAAGTCGGTCAGAGGCTCATCGCCACCGTCAATCCCGATGCCGCATCTGCCGAGGCCGCTGAACGTGCTGTCGGTACCTCTGAGGCACGAAATATGGCGTGGGAACGCGTCATCGAGTGGACTGAGCGCGACCAAATTCGGCAAGCATTCGGTGCCGGAGCGGGACCGAACTTCATAGTTGAGTCCGGGGCATCTACGATCCTGCAGGGAACCGAGTACCGAAATGTTCGCAGCCCTCATAACTATTTCGTTGGGCTGTACGCCCGAATGGGAACCTTGGGCGTCTTGCTATACACCTCAGTGCTCGCAGCAGTTCTTTGGTGCGTATGGTGCAACCGCCGCCGTATTGGCGCAGATGAATTCTTATTCTTCTGCACCATGCTTGTTATCACTATCGGCGTCGTCTCAACCCTCGGAGTGGTTCTTGAGTCACCATTCGGCGCAGTCCCATTCTGGTGGGCAGCAGGCACCCTGCTCGCGCTTGGCGGTTTGAAAATGCACCGTCGTAAGGCGGCGCTCTAA
- a CDS encoding SGNH/GDSL hydrolase family protein, which produces MDYERPVVLSRWNRETVAYDPPTSVAVGEGELVTIWNASAPGEAPRYFQQHLDAVLAPVEQPEFIFINHGHNTGPDPVLDISRLTNKVREQFPNVPIGLTVQNPYLGQSVEVADARAAEVRYWAKRQQNFTVIDVDRAYRTSSDIDSLYVDKRHPSDAGSELWAQTVIEALGLR; this is translated from the coding sequence GTGGATTACGAACGTCCGGTGGTTTTGTCGAGATGGAACCGAGAGACTGTCGCCTACGATCCCCCCACTAGTGTTGCTGTGGGGGAAGGTGAGTTAGTTACCATCTGGAACGCCTCAGCGCCGGGCGAAGCGCCCCGCTACTTTCAACAGCACCTGGACGCTGTTCTCGCTCCGGTCGAGCAACCCGAGTTCATCTTTATCAATCACGGTCACAATACGGGACCGGATCCAGTCCTTGATATTTCGCGGCTGACTAACAAAGTGCGTGAGCAATTTCCGAATGTGCCGATTGGCCTGACTGTTCAGAACCCGTACCTTGGGCAGTCAGTAGAGGTGGCAGACGCCAGAGCCGCCGAGGTTCGCTATTGGGCGAAGCGGCAGCAAAATTTCACCGTCATCGACGTTGACAGGGCATATCGCACATCATCTGATATCGACTCACTGTATGTCGACAAGCGTCATCCCAGTGACGCTGGGAGTGAGCTATGGGCGCAGACGGTTATTGAAGCACTTGGGCTGAGGTAG
- a CDS encoding WecB/TagA/CpsF family glycosyltransferase, whose protein sequence is MEITQASPKRIWVGKVPFEVTSLSGAVSRVIDAATAVESLSVRLSNAYCVALAAKEDEYSKLLNGHGLNFPDGTPVVWFMRLRSRNSGAGRVRGPSLFVETLRQTEGTAVRHFFLGTTDETLRRLTDAIETNYPGAQIAGSYSPPFAPVSPEITASCTAEVRKTNATIVWVALGTPKQDFLAQALAEKVGLPCIAVGAAFDFVAGTTKEAPTWIQNSGLEWLYRFASEPKRLWRRYLIGNIQFLRSATGELLANTRHNPPRFREM, encoded by the coding sequence GTGGAGATAACTCAAGCCAGCCCCAAGAGAATTTGGGTAGGGAAAGTACCCTTCGAAGTAACCTCACTCTCAGGTGCGGTCTCTCGAGTTATTGACGCAGCGACAGCTGTAGAATCATTATCCGTACGGCTATCGAATGCGTACTGCGTCGCCCTAGCCGCGAAGGAAGACGAGTACTCGAAGCTTCTGAATGGTCACGGCCTCAACTTCCCAGATGGAACACCAGTCGTATGGTTCATGAGATTGCGATCAAGGAATTCTGGAGCTGGGCGAGTCCGAGGACCATCGCTATTTGTAGAGACGCTACGACAAACTGAGGGCACCGCCGTTCGGCACTTTTTCCTCGGCACCACAGACGAAACTTTGAGAAGACTGACCGACGCGATAGAGACAAACTATCCCGGCGCTCAAATTGCTGGATCCTATTCACCCCCATTCGCACCTGTCTCCCCAGAAATCACCGCCTCTTGCACCGCGGAGGTTCGTAAAACAAATGCAACAATCGTTTGGGTAGCTTTAGGAACGCCTAAACAGGATTTTCTCGCTCAAGCATTAGCTGAAAAAGTTGGCCTACCATGTATCGCAGTCGGTGCGGCATTCGATTTCGTTGCCGGCACAACCAAAGAGGCTCCTACTTGGATCCAGAATAGCGGGCTAGAGTGGCTTTACCGGTTTGCCAGCGAGCCCAAACGCCTTTGGCGCAGATATCTTATCGGCAACATTCAATTCCTTAGGTCAGCTACAGGCGAGTTATTGGCCAACACACGACACAATCCGCCAAGATTTAGAGAGATGTAA
- a CDS encoding glycosyltransferase family 4 protein, producing MNSANAIVTLNARATSLFQNLRPDTLTREIPNFAAEFGTVEAICKRDSWVFVGRLVPEKGVSWLLQNWPHSQKLTFVGSGPLSREVIRAEKEFPNVFRYKGQMKSSEVRDLIAGSVGLVIPSLWSEGVPTVALEALQSGTPIVISENCASASSLTADGAGEMFPHSIEPDAFSVCLDRIKALDSYRHNARKLYEKRYAPGVWLAQIQDLYSRLTSL from the coding sequence TTGAACAGTGCGAATGCCATCGTTACTCTAAACGCCCGTGCGACATCGTTATTTCAAAATTTACGACCGGATACGCTAACTCGTGAAATTCCTAATTTTGCGGCCGAGTTCGGCACTGTCGAGGCCATCTGCAAGCGTGATTCGTGGGTTTTTGTTGGACGTCTGGTTCCTGAGAAAGGTGTTTCCTGGTTACTGCAGAACTGGCCGCATTCGCAAAAGCTAACCTTCGTAGGTTCTGGTCCGCTCTCGCGCGAGGTGATACGCGCTGAGAAGGAGTTTCCTAATGTATTTCGGTATAAAGGTCAGATGAAATCGAGCGAGGTTCGTGATTTGATTGCAGGTTCAGTTGGACTGGTGATACCAAGTCTGTGGTCAGAGGGCGTACCTACGGTAGCGCTCGAAGCGCTTCAATCAGGCACGCCAATCGTAATTTCAGAAAACTGCGCCTCTGCTTCGTCGCTGACTGCTGATGGAGCTGGGGAGATGTTCCCACATAGCATTGAGCCAGACGCATTTAGTGTTTGCCTTGACCGAATCAAAGCACTAGACAGTTACCGGCACAATGCACGCAAGCTATACGAAAAGCGATATGCTCCGGGCGTATGGTTGGCGCAGATTCAGGATTTGTACTCTCGTCTTACATCTCTCTAA
- a CDS encoding glycosyltransferase family 2 protein, protein MATTDAFRRGAPTVSVVMPTFNDIDTVAEAVESIRCQTFDSWELIVVDDASTDATASAIADIAQEDDRIVLIKLDKNSGSGVARNRAIARAVGEFVAIQDADDVSMNTRLELQVAEMRSDDELAVIASQVAEFGDWGGPARASWPTDDQMIRARQNSNQMPVPHPSCMFRSSILRAAGGYDESCRRAQDYALFLKLQNEKVRCLSDVLVNYRTSRPVSLGYVRRNARYADLALRRHRLANEGVPAADLPNEARWTVRTEVVTWRSWLIRSLREFRGIANG, encoded by the coding sequence ATGGCAACCACTGACGCTTTTCGCCGGGGTGCACCTACGGTATCTGTTGTTATGCCGACCTTTAACGACATTGACACTGTCGCGGAAGCGGTTGAATCAATACGGTGTCAGACATTCGACAGCTGGGAACTGATAGTTGTCGACGATGCATCTACCGATGCCACGGCCTCCGCAATTGCGGATATTGCACAGGAGGATGACAGGATCGTCCTGATCAAGCTAGATAAGAACTCGGGGTCGGGTGTTGCGCGAAATCGCGCAATCGCACGCGCAGTGGGAGAATTCGTTGCGATCCAAGACGCTGATGATGTGTCGATGAACACCAGGCTTGAGCTTCAAGTGGCAGAGATGCGTTCCGACGATGAACTGGCCGTTATTGCAAGCCAGGTGGCCGAGTTTGGCGACTGGGGCGGACCTGCGCGCGCTTCGTGGCCAACTGACGACCAGATGATACGGGCACGTCAGAACTCTAATCAAATGCCAGTACCGCATCCATCCTGCATGTTTCGCTCGAGTATTCTCAGAGCCGCAGGAGGGTACGACGAGTCTTGTAGACGGGCACAGGACTACGCTCTGTTCCTAAAGCTACAGAACGAAAAGGTGAGATGTCTATCCGATGTTCTGGTGAACTACAGAACTTCGCGACCGGTCAGCCTAGGATATGTTCGCCGCAACGCCCGCTACGCTGATCTCGCACTTCGGCGGCACCGACTTGCTAATGAAGGGGTTCCCGCAGCTGATCTACCGAACGAAGCAAGATGGACAGTCCGGACGGAAGTAGTAACATGGAGGAGCTGGCTCATTCGATCGCTTCGTGAATTTCGGGGGATTGCAAATGGTTGA
- a CDS encoding polysaccharide pyruvyl transferase family protein, protein MAMKRDNILISGAEVQNVSSGNRGAEQLLRTASSRIRSFGYQPSVSAGKVDPGLASELGLNKYVGNVRLKSLDQFTPRVRVGSYTTIKSVSAVLDASGFAFGDAWGIHTALWLGRKYQQWRMNDIDIVLLPQAFGPFTGEPYRRVAREALLNANAIYARERSSYEHLLDLGLPPERCKIAPDITIGEANRDSVIAAESRVPRLVIVPNWNLAVRGSDAKYMDTLVAAVKWARMNRIEPVGLLHEGRRDLQLLERVAEAAPLEIVSNLTGWQTKEYIGKSKLVLSGRYHAVLAALATNTPVVTHSWSHKYEQVLTQFGVSEWLKSPTDSAATTAGLDALVQHGAPEELVLRLDALSREVQTMWSDVAEVLHGNH, encoded by the coding sequence ATGGCAATGAAACGCGACAATATACTCATTTCAGGTGCAGAAGTTCAAAACGTCAGCTCGGGTAATCGAGGCGCTGAACAACTTCTACGTACTGCATCGTCCCGGATCAGGAGTTTCGGCTATCAGCCTTCAGTATCCGCGGGGAAAGTTGATCCAGGCCTGGCGTCAGAACTGGGTCTGAACAAGTACGTAGGGAACGTCCGTTTAAAGTCCCTGGATCAATTTACGCCCAGAGTGCGCGTAGGAAGCTATACCACCATCAAATCAGTATCCGCAGTTCTCGACGCCTCTGGATTCGCCTTTGGCGACGCCTGGGGCATCCATACTGCCCTTTGGCTGGGGCGAAAGTATCAGCAATGGAGGATGAATGATATTGACATAGTTCTTTTGCCTCAGGCATTTGGGCCCTTCACAGGGGAGCCCTATCGAAGGGTGGCTAGAGAAGCTCTGCTCAATGCCAACGCAATCTATGCGCGGGAGCGCTCGTCTTACGAACACCTTTTGGATCTAGGCCTACCGCCAGAACGATGCAAGATTGCCCCCGATATCACTATCGGCGAAGCGAATCGAGATTCGGTCATAGCCGCTGAATCGAGAGTACCTCGGCTCGTCATCGTCCCGAATTGGAATCTGGCGGTACGGGGATCGGACGCGAAATATATGGACACCCTGGTGGCTGCGGTGAAATGGGCCAGGATGAATAGAATTGAACCGGTCGGTTTACTGCATGAAGGTCGCCGCGATTTGCAGTTACTGGAAAGAGTTGCCGAAGCGGCACCGCTTGAGATTGTTAGTAACCTCACTGGTTGGCAAACAAAAGAATATATCGGAAAGTCGAAGCTTGTCCTGTCAGGGCGTTATCACGCCGTACTCGCTGCTTTGGCGACGAACACCCCCGTGGTCACCCACTCGTGGTCACACAAGTATGAGCAAGTTCTGACTCAGTTTGGAGTTTCCGAATGGTTGAAGAGCCCGACTGATTCGGCTGCGACCACTGCGGGGCTTGATGCTTTGGTTCAGCATGGCGCGCCAGAAGAGCTTGTTCTACGGCTTGATGCCTTGAGCCGGGAGGTACAAACTATGTGGTCAGATGTTGCTGAGGTGCTACATGGCAACCACTGA
- a CDS encoding nitroreductase family protein, with protein MTLPKVIGATAASVISQAFVGEQRAVQAGKRMHFDTEMSENNRMFLRRSIHRLEKGLVSKPRRDSFAGDFIERTVKTAASYLQAQDDRDEPELQWFKDVLDMYFRETSNSGDPRVIAARQRWLSLTVSLASSSPEIEKSHPFIQSELSNASEKYTALREIARHRRSIRQFETKPVPRNLIEQAVEIGLTAPSACNRQSLRVIAVDDPALRVAISKVPMGTAGFAEQIPTICVVVGQLRGYEHERDRHAIYVDGGLFVTGFILGLEGLGLNSCCINWPDLEQKEAAMKKLVSLDDDERIIMLVAVGYGLPNQLVPRSRKRSTGMVVGWQ; from the coding sequence GTGACGCTGCCGAAGGTTATTGGCGCTACGGCCGCTTCCGTGATTTCTCAGGCCTTCGTCGGAGAGCAACGCGCCGTGCAGGCTGGCAAACGCATGCATTTCGATACTGAGATGTCTGAAAATAATCGGATGTTTCTACGCCGCTCAATTCACCGTCTCGAAAAAGGGCTCGTCTCGAAGCCTCGAAGGGATTCGTTCGCTGGTGACTTCATTGAGAGAACAGTCAAGACCGCTGCTTCATACCTGCAGGCACAAGATGATCGCGACGAGCCCGAACTGCAATGGTTCAAAGATGTGCTCGACATGTATTTTCGCGAGACCTCGAACAGCGGGGACCCCAGGGTTATCGCGGCCAGGCAACGATGGTTGTCGCTAACGGTGTCACTAGCATCTTCATCGCCTGAAATTGAAAAATCGCATCCGTTCATCCAGTCTGAGTTATCGAACGCTTCAGAAAAATACACGGCTCTGCGCGAAATTGCTCGGCATCGGCGGTCCATTCGTCAGTTCGAGACGAAGCCTGTTCCAAGAAACTTAATTGAACAAGCGGTTGAAATTGGACTCACTGCACCAAGTGCATGCAACAGGCAAAGCCTGAGGGTCATTGCCGTTGACGATCCTGCATTACGCGTCGCAATATCGAAAGTTCCAATGGGCACTGCCGGCTTCGCCGAGCAGATACCGACGATCTGCGTTGTAGTCGGCCAGCTTCGAGGATACGAGCACGAACGTGACCGCCATGCGATCTACGTTGATGGCGGCCTGTTTGTCACAGGATTCATCCTCGGGTTGGAGGGTTTGGGATTGAATAGCTGCTGTATCAACTGGCCTGACCTCGAGCAGAAGGAAGCTGCAATGAAGAAGCTGGTGTCACTAGATGACGATGAGAGGATAATCATGCTGGTCGCTGTCGGATACGGGCTGCCGAACCAACTTGTTCCTCGCAGTCGAAAACGAAGCACCGGAATGGTTGTCGGATGGCAATGA
- a CDS encoding lipid II flippase MurJ produces MASVLALTVILGRVIGPDAVGRFSVLLAAVAVLQAISIGGLSGAAIHRLLVAKDGLSESISVIIAARALLIPPFYIAGAIAFAVIDGETPQMKLAISVLFLGYAIGTFDIAEIIRTSRSGFYQIALRRIVLVVAFLPVKVLAAWMGSIELVVISQGIEAALWQAVLLPCVGLNCKVLKRSFGNLAQGFREVLELKFLWMSSIAAVLASRADIFVVAGLLGGFLVGQYSTASRMVEAATIAAAALATVLLSKISISSNSASEYAFSSRSATRKMLVLGLSATILMAIVGPEIVRTLYGQEFEIAADIMTVYAVVLIPIFSRQLISKFLIVEKAYGYSFVSNLLGLSMNIALNLLLLPVIGIWGAVYAALTSYFLAIVFSFCPTARGRRILTVSVTSAFVSVRRTEQACAKLIDERRLVDAINK; encoded by the coding sequence GTGGCAAGCGTCTTGGCTCTGACAGTAATTCTGGGACGCGTCATCGGACCCGACGCCGTCGGACGCTTTTCTGTGTTGCTGGCTGCGGTCGCAGTTTTACAGGCAATCTCGATAGGTGGTCTCTCGGGAGCTGCTATACATCGGCTACTCGTAGCGAAGGATGGACTCTCGGAGTCCATATCAGTAATAATTGCTGCTAGGGCTCTGCTAATCCCACCGTTCTACATTGCTGGAGCCATTGCATTTGCAGTTATCGATGGCGAAACGCCGCAGATGAAACTGGCGATTTCAGTCTTGTTCCTGGGATATGCGATAGGTACATTCGACATCGCTGAGATTATCCGAACAAGCCGAAGTGGCTTTTATCAAATCGCTCTACGGCGCATTGTACTAGTGGTTGCATTCCTGCCAGTAAAAGTGCTGGCTGCGTGGATGGGAAGTATCGAACTAGTGGTGATCTCGCAGGGAATTGAGGCCGCGCTGTGGCAAGCGGTTCTGCTGCCGTGTGTAGGACTTAACTGCAAAGTTTTGAAGAGGTCCTTCGGTAATCTAGCTCAGGGCTTCCGCGAAGTCTTGGAGCTGAAATTCTTGTGGATGTCGAGTATTGCGGCAGTGCTTGCATCTCGAGCTGACATATTTGTTGTTGCGGGGCTTCTGGGAGGATTCCTAGTTGGGCAGTATTCGACTGCGAGTCGGATGGTGGAAGCGGCAACGATCGCAGCCGCTGCCTTGGCTACTGTCCTGCTCAGTAAGATCTCCATCAGCTCGAATTCAGCGTCGGAATACGCATTCAGCTCCAGGTCGGCAACCCGAAAGATGCTAGTGCTCGGGCTGTCTGCGACGATCCTGATGGCAATAGTTGGGCCGGAAATAGTCCGCACTCTGTACGGCCAGGAGTTCGAAATAGCGGCCGACATCATGACTGTCTACGCCGTAGTGCTGATTCCAATCTTTTCCAGGCAGCTTATTAGCAAATTTCTGATAGTAGAAAAAGCATACGGCTATAGCTTCGTGAGCAATCTGCTGGGACTTTCAATGAATATCGCGTTGAATCTATTGCTCTTGCCGGTCATCGGAATCTGGGGAGCGGTTTATGCGGCGCTCACAAGCTACTTTCTAGCCATAGTTTTCTCATTCTGTCCGACAGCTCGTGGCCGAAGAATTCTAACGGTATCTGTCACTTCAGCCTTTGTTTCAGTGCGCAGAACCGAGCAAGCATGCGCGAAGCTCATTGACGAAAGAAGATTGGTCGATGCAATCAATAAATAG